Proteins encoded together in one Yersinia mollaretii ATCC 43969 window:
- the glpB gene encoding glycerol-3-phosphate dehydrogenase subunit GlpB, with translation MKFDVIIIGGGLAGLACGIRLAEQGKYCAIVSAGQNALHFSSGSLDLLAKLPDGRAVSQPLSALDALAELAPEHPYSKMRQAGPAGELSELAPQAEALLQRCGLKLVGSAAKNHLRLTPLGGCRPTWLSSADIPVAPLEGPLPWQNVAVIGIEGFLDFQPQMVASALQEQGVAATADYLHLPALDRLRDNPSEFRAVNIARLLDLPENRQPLADELARLSSAAEMILLPACIGLDESAPLEALRAAVGKPIQLLPTLPPSLLGIRLHQALRQRFQQLGGITMPGDAVLRAELVGNRITGLYSRNHGDIPLRAAQMVLASGSFFSNGLVATFEQVYEPILDLDILSLPNRADWSRSNMFAPQPYLQFGVNTDNRLRALRGGVALDNLHVIGAVLGGYDPLQQGCGAGVSLTSALFVAEQIVSAMEVTL, from the coding sequence ATGAAATTTGATGTCATTATCATCGGCGGTGGGCTAGCGGGCTTGGCTTGTGGGATTCGTCTGGCCGAGCAAGGAAAATATTGTGCGATTGTCAGCGCGGGCCAAAATGCGCTGCACTTCTCCTCCGGCTCTTTGGATCTATTGGCAAAATTACCTGACGGGCGGGCAGTCAGCCAGCCGCTATCCGCCCTTGACGCATTAGCGGAATTGGCCCCTGAACACCCCTACAGCAAGATGCGCCAAGCGGGGCCAGCGGGCGAATTGAGTGAATTGGCACCCCAAGCTGAAGCACTCTTGCAGCGCTGTGGCCTGAAACTGGTGGGGAGCGCGGCAAAAAATCACCTGCGTTTGACGCCGTTAGGCGGCTGCCGACCCACTTGGCTCAGCTCGGCGGATATTCCGGTTGCACCACTGGAAGGCCCGCTGCCTTGGCAAAATGTCGCAGTGATTGGCATCGAAGGTTTCCTCGATTTTCAGCCGCAGATGGTTGCCAGTGCTTTGCAGGAGCAGGGCGTCGCAGCCACGGCGGACTATCTGCACTTACCTGCACTCGATCGCTTGCGCGATAACCCCAGCGAATTCCGGGCGGTGAATATTGCCCGCCTGCTGGACCTGCCGGAAAATCGGCAACCGTTGGCGGACGAACTCGCGCGCTTATCATCGGCGGCGGAAATGATTTTACTGCCAGCCTGCATCGGGCTGGATGAGTCGGCACCGCTGGAGGCTCTGCGCGCGGCGGTCGGCAAACCCATTCAACTGCTGCCGACACTGCCGCCTTCGTTACTCGGCATCCGCTTACATCAGGCGTTGCGTCAGCGCTTCCAGCAATTGGGCGGCATCACCATGCCGGGCGACGCGGTATTACGCGCTGAGCTGGTGGGCAACCGAATTACCGGACTTTACAGCCGCAATCATGGTGATATTCCGTTGCGAGCGGCCCAGATGGTGCTCGCCAGCGGCAGTTTCTTCAGCAATGGGCTGGTCGCCACCTTCGAGCAGGTCTACGAGCCAATACTGGATCTGGATATTTTATCGCTGCCAAACCGTGCCGACTGGAGCCGCAGTAATATGTTTGCCCCGCAGCCTTACCTGCAATTTGGTGTCAACACGGATAACCGATTACGGGCGCTGCGTGGTGGGGTTGCATTGGATAATCTGCATGTGATCGGCGCGGTGTTGGGGGGGTACGATCCGCTGCAACAGGGCTGTGGCGCAGGGGTATCACTGACCAGCGCCCTATTCGTCGCAGAGCAGATTGTCAGCGCCATGGAGGTGACATTATGA
- the glpC gene encoding anaerobic glycerol-3-phosphate dehydrogenase subunit GlpC has translation MTRLPQNKESGTFSQDLPQDKHLARDNSFESCIKCTVCTTYCPVAKVNPLYPGPKQAGPDGERLRLKDPALYDDALKYCTNCKRCEVACPSDVKIGDIIQRAKASYSSHKPKLRDAILSHTDIMGTLSTPFAPVINAVTGLKPVRTLLDKALKIDHRRELPKYSFGTFRRWYHKQAEKQQQYAEQVAFFHGCFVNYNHPQLGKDLISVFNAMNIGVQLLKREKCCGVPLIANGFIEQAKKQARVNLESLTDAVIGRDIPVVATSSSCTFTLRDEYPHLLDVDTAPVRDKVELATRYLYRLLDQGRELPLKPLFSSENKPLRIAYHTPCHMEKMGWTAYTLALLQRIPNIELIVLDSQCCGIAGTYGFKSENYATAQGIGASLFQQIEESGVDLVITDCETCKWQIEMSTSKKCEHPITLLARALA, from the coding sequence ATGACAAGGTTGCCACAGAACAAAGAGAGCGGCACTTTTTCTCAGGATCTACCGCAGGATAAGCATTTGGCACGAGATAACAGTTTTGAAAGTTGCATCAAATGCACGGTGTGCACCACCTATTGCCCGGTGGCGAAGGTCAATCCACTCTATCCGGGGCCTAAGCAAGCTGGCCCGGATGGTGAGCGGCTACGCCTCAAAGATCCGGCGCTGTATGATGATGCATTGAAGTATTGCACCAACTGCAAACGCTGCGAAGTCGCCTGCCCGTCAGATGTCAAAATCGGTGACATCATCCAGCGTGCTAAAGCGAGTTATAGTAGCCACAAACCGAAACTGCGCGATGCGATCCTCAGTCATACCGACATCATGGGGACACTCTCGACACCATTCGCGCCGGTGATCAATGCCGTCACCGGTTTGAAACCGGTGCGGACCTTGCTGGATAAAGCGCTGAAGATAGACCACCGCCGTGAATTGCCGAAATATTCGTTCGGCACCTTTCGCCGTTGGTATCACAAACAGGCCGAAAAACAGCAGCAATATGCGGAGCAGGTCGCGTTTTTCCATGGCTGCTTTGTTAACTACAACCACCCACAGTTGGGGAAAGATTTAATCAGCGTATTCAATGCGATGAACATTGGTGTGCAACTGCTTAAGCGGGAGAAGTGCTGCGGCGTGCCGCTGATCGCCAATGGGTTCATTGAGCAGGCGAAAAAACAGGCGCGAGTCAATCTGGAATCACTGACTGACGCCGTGATTGGGCGAGATATCCCGGTGGTCGCCACCTCTTCTAGCTGTACCTTCACACTGCGCGATGAGTATCCCCATTTACTGGATGTCGATACCGCGCCCGTGCGCGACAAAGTGGAGTTGGCCACCCGCTATCTCTACCGCTTATTAGATCAGGGGCGCGAATTACCGCTGAAACCGCTTTTTTCCTCAGAAAACAAACCACTGCGCATCGCCTATCACACGCCATGCCACATGGAGAAAATGGGCTGGACCGCGTATACCTTGGCGTTATTGCAGCGCATTCCCAATATTGAGCTGATAGTGCTGGACTCTCAGTGTTGCGGCATCGCTGGGACTTACGGTTTTAAATCAGAGAATTACGCCACAGCACAAGGGATCGGCGCATCGCTATTTCAGCAAATTGAGGAGAGCGGTGTCGATCTGGTGATTACCGACTGCGAAACCTGTAAATGGCAGATTGAGATGTCGACCAGTAAGAAGTGTGAACATCCGATAACTTTACTGGCGCGTGCTTTAGCCTAG
- the glpA gene encoding anaerobic glycerol-3-phosphate dehydrogenase subunit A produces MTNSSPYTETDVIIIGGGATGAGIARDCARRGLACTLLERHDIATGATGRNHGLLHSGARYAVTDGESARECIEENRILKRIARHCIEQTDGLFITLPEDSLDYQQQFIARCQEAGIDAQAIDPKQALRLEPAVNPSLIAAVRVPDGTVDPFRLTAANMLDAREHGANVLTYHEVIGLLRQGDRVSGVRVFDHKNHRQYEIHAQIVVNAAGIWGQHIAEYADLRIRMFPAKGALLILGHRINNMVINRCRKPADADILVPGDTISLIGTTSTHIEYDQIDNMVVTAQEVDTLIREGSKLSPQLAQTRILRAYAGVRPLVASDDDPSGRNVSRGIVLLDHASRDGLEGFITITGGKLMTYRLMAEWATDKVCEKLGVSAGCTTAQEPLPGSQQSAEQTLSKVISLPASIRGSAVYRHGDRATQLLAGNRLDNSLVCECEAVTAGEVRYAVESLSVNNLLDLRRRTRVGMGTCQGELCACRAAGLLSRFKVTTPQQSREQLRQFLNERWKGVRPIAWGDALRESEFTHWVYQGLCGLDDTPPVTPVQEKHDEI; encoded by the coding sequence ATGACGAACAGTTCTCCTTACACAGAAACGGATGTCATCATCATTGGTGGCGGCGCGACCGGCGCAGGGATCGCGCGCGACTGCGCCCGACGGGGTTTGGCGTGTACGCTGTTGGAGCGGCATGACATTGCCACTGGCGCGACGGGTCGCAACCACGGCTTATTGCACAGTGGCGCACGTTATGCGGTGACTGACGGCGAATCGGCCCGTGAATGCATTGAAGAAAACCGGATTCTAAAACGTATTGCTCGCCACTGTATTGAGCAAACGGATGGGCTGTTTATCACCTTGCCGGAAGACTCTCTGGACTATCAGCAGCAATTTATCGCCCGCTGTCAGGAAGCGGGGATCGACGCGCAAGCCATTGATCCCAAGCAGGCACTGCGGCTGGAACCCGCCGTCAATCCCTCATTGATTGCTGCCGTCCGCGTCCCCGATGGTACCGTGGACCCCTTCCGCTTAACCGCCGCCAATATGCTGGATGCCCGCGAGCACGGGGCGAATGTGCTGACTTATCACGAGGTTATCGGGCTGTTACGCCAAGGTGACCGCGTGAGCGGCGTGCGCGTTTTCGATCATAAAAATCACCGCCAGTATGAAATCCATGCGCAAATTGTGGTGAATGCGGCGGGGATCTGGGGGCAACACATTGCCGAGTATGCCGATCTGCGCATCCGCATGTTCCCTGCCAAAGGTGCACTGCTGATCCTCGGCCATCGGATCAACAACATGGTGATCAACCGCTGTCGTAAACCGGCGGATGCGGATATTTTGGTCCCCGGCGACACCATCTCATTGATCGGCACCACCTCCACACATATCGAATATGACCAAATCGACAATATGGTGGTCACCGCGCAAGAGGTGGACACCTTAATCCGCGAAGGGTCAAAACTTTCGCCGCAACTGGCGCAAACCCGCATTCTACGGGCTTACGCCGGTGTTAGGCCGCTGGTGGCCAGTGATGATGACCCGTCAGGGCGCAATGTCAGTCGTGGCATCGTGCTACTGGATCATGCCAGTCGGGATGGGCTGGAGGGCTTTATCACCATCACCGGCGGCAAACTGATGACCTACCGTCTGATGGCGGAGTGGGCTACGGATAAAGTGTGTGAAAAACTGGGGGTGAGTGCGGGCTGCACCACGGCGCAAGAGCCACTGCCCGGTTCGCAACAATCGGCGGAACAGACACTCAGCAAAGTGATTTCGCTGCCCGCTAGCATTCGCGGTTCTGCGGTTTATCGCCATGGCGACCGCGCGACCCAGCTCTTGGCGGGGAACCGACTCGACAACAGTTTGGTCTGCGAATGTGAAGCGGTCACGGCGGGTGAAGTGCGCTATGCCGTTGAGTCGCTCTCGGTGAACAACCTGCTGGATTTACGCCGTCGCACTCGTGTCGGCATGGGCACCTGTCAGGGGGAACTCTGCGCCTGTCGCGCCGCTGGTTTACTCAGCCGCTTTAAGGTGACGACGCCGCAACAATCCCGCGAACAGCTTAGGCAGTTTTTGAATGAGCGCTGGAAAGGGGTGCGCCCAATCGCTTGGGGCGACGCATTGCGGGAGAGTGAATTTACCCATTGGGTCTATCAGGGATTGTGTGGTCTGGATGACACCCCGCCCGTGACCCCTGTTCAGGAGAAACACGATGAAATTTGA